A window of the Helianthus annuus cultivar XRQ/B chromosome 4, HanXRQr2.0-SUNRISE, whole genome shotgun sequence genome harbors these coding sequences:
- the LOC118491700 gene encoding boron transporter 4-like produces the protein MTSPFRGIAKDIKGRASCYKQDWIAGIKPGFRILAPTTYIFFASALPVIAFGEQLSRDTDGQLSTVETLASTAICGIIHSILGGQPLMIVGVAEPTIIMYTYLYNFAKGRQDLGPQLYLAWAGWVCIWTALLLFLMAIFNASDIISRFTRIAGETFGMLISVLFIQEAIKGLASEFGIPKSEDPNSVQYQFQWLYTNGLLAVIFSCGLLYTALQSRNARSWLYGAGWLRSFIADYGVPLMVVVWTALSFCVPNKVPSDVPRRLYSPLLWDYESLYHWTVIKDMGKVPFVHIMAAFVPGVMIAALYFFDHSVASQLAQQKEFNLKNPSAYHYDIFLLGFTTLLCGLIGLPPANGVLPQSPMHTKSLAVLERQFIKKKMMESVNESVERKASISEIYNTMQRVFEDIDNSPMTNGVVSELKDLEDAIMTVEDGFENTKEKFVLEKHIDAYLPVRVNEQRVSNFLQSILLAASMCAMPLIKLIPTSVLWGYFAYMAIDSLPGNQFWERVLLLFVPYGQRYKFVEKVHTYFVETVPYGTIVVFTVFQIVYFLACFGVTWIPIAGVLFPLLFFILIVIRQYILPKMILPRHLYELDAAEFDEIEGGPSEPLLK, from the exons ATGACATCTCCATTCAGAGGGATTGCAAAGGATATTAAAGGGAGGGCATCATGTTACAAACAAGATTGGATTGCTGGTATTAAGCCTGGATTCAG GATACTAGCTCCAACGACGTACATCTTCTTTGCTTCTGCACTTCCTGTCATTGCTTTCGGAGAGCAACTTAGCAGAGACACAG aTGGACAATTGAGCACTGTGGAGACATTGGCTTCTACTGCTATATGTGGCATCATACACTCTATTCTTGGTGGACAACCTCTTATGATAGTGGGAGTTGCTGAACCTACAATTATAATGTATACATATTTGTATAATTTTGCCAAAGGGAGACAAGATTTGGGGCCACAATTGTACTTGGCTTGGGCTGGATG GGTATGCATCTGGACAGCTCTACTGTTGTTTCTTATGGCAATTTTTAATGCTAGTGATATCATCAGTAGATTTACAAGGATTGCAGGGGAAACTTTTGGGATGTTAATTTCGGTTCTTTTCATTCAAGAGGCCATCAAG GGACTAGCGAGCGAGTTCGGCATTCCCAAATCCGAGGACCCGAATTCAGTTCAATATCAATTTCAATGGCTTTACACTAACGGACTGCTAGCGGTTATATTCTCGTGTGGCCTACTATACACCGCGTTACAAAGCAGAAACGCTAGATCATGGTTGTATGGGGCAG GGTGGCTTAGAAGTTTCATAGCAGACTATGGGGTTCCATTGATGGTTGTAGTGTGGACTGCACTATCATTTTGTGTACCAAACAAAGTCCCCTCTGATGTTCCTAGAAGACTTTATAGCCCACTTTTATGGGATTATGAATCATTATACCATTGGACTGTAATCAAG GACATGGGTAAGGTTCCTTTCGTGCATATCATGGCTGCCTTCGTCCCGGGTGTTATGATAGCCGCGCTTTATTTCTTCGACCACAGTGTTGCTTCGCAATTGGCTCAACAAAAAGAGTTCAATCTCAAGAACCCATCTGCCTATCATTATGACATTTTCCTACTCGGATTTACG ACATTGCTTTGTGGATTGATTGGATTACCCCCTGCAAATGGTGTTTTGCCTCAGTCTCCTATGCACACTAAAAGTCTAGCTGTTCTTGAAAGACAG TTtatcaagaagaagatgatggaGAGTGTCAATGAAAGCGTGGAACGAAAAGCTAGCATTTCAGAGATCTACAACACGATGCAAAGGGTGTTCGAAGATATAGACAACTCCCCAATG ACAAACGGAGTCGTTAGTGAACTAAAAGACTTGGAGGACGCAATAATGACCGTAGAAGATGGGTTCGAAAACACAAAGGAGAAGTTCGTTCTTGAGAAACACATTGATGCTTACTTACCCGTTCGAGTTAACGAGCAAAGAGTCAGCAATTTTCTACAATCGATCCTTTTAGCCGCGTCTATGTGTGCTATGCCCCTAATCAAATTgatacccacctcggttttatgGGGTTATTTTGCTTATATGGCCATTGACAGCCTTCCTGGAAACCAATTTTGGGAAAGAGTCTTACTTCTTTTCGTACCCTATGGACAAAGATACAA GTTTGTCGAAAAGGTTCACACTTATTTTGTCGAGACCGTGCCATATGGAACCATCGTTGTATTCACCGTCTTCCAGATTGTTTATTTCTTAGCGTGCTTCGGGGTGACATGGATTCCAATCGCGGGTGTTCTCTTTCCTCTGTTGTTCTTCATCCTCATTGTTATAAGACAATACATTCTACCAAAGATGATTCTCCCTCGCCATTTGTACGAATTGGATGCAGCAGAGTTTGACGAAATTGAAGGTGGTCCATCAGAACCTCTGTTAAAGTAA